One genomic window of Kosmotoga olearia TBF 19.5.1 includes the following:
- the lon gene encoding endopeptidase La — translation MAQKFQLLEKAAVNPEKKAQIPDVLPAIATRTNMLIYPSLVMPLYVGRDKSLTALEESIAKYDQLIFLISQKDVTTENPTVEDLYKVGTVARIVQLMKMPDGNYKILVEGLARAKIVDVVEKDNLFVFKIEVLKAKYRRTKVLEALIRKVKELAMKYVNMSRRYPDESIVALEDTANPDKFADFVSSLLPLPLEEKQKLLDAVSPKERLELLLEILTREVEILNLEEELDRRVKEKIEQSQKEYYLREKMKAIQEELEGEEDIEIKELKEKLEKGNYPKEVRDKAEQEISRLEKMSPYSAEATVIRTYLDWLLNLPWTEETEDHIDIKAVRKTLDANHYGLEDVKERVLEFLAARNFSKNLRAPILCLVGPPGVGKTSLGRSIAEAMGRKFGRISLGGMRDEAEIRGHRRTYVGALPGRIIQMIRKLNSKNPVIVLDEIDKLGVSFQGDPASALLEVLDPEQNNTFTDHYLEVPFDLSKVLFITTANVLYTIPPALRDRMEIIEIPGYTDTEKLHIAKDYILPKLYEEYSITKRKVNITEGAIKKIITEYTREAGVRNLDRNLSKIIRRAILKLSEGQKSVKVTKNNIEEYLGIPKYKESDLRKRPEIGVCTGLAWTAVGGEIMHIEVLPIPGKGKFITTGQLGDVMKESAQIALSLAKKLCDGKKYVKVFETNDFHIHVPEGAVPKDGPSAGVTLLTAIISAVTGTPIKHDVAMTGEITLRGRVLPIGGLKEKLMAAYRAGIKTVILPETNKRDLEKVPDEIKDKLKFVFVETVKEVIEEALVKDVDKKG, via the coding sequence ATGGCGCAGAAGTTCCAGCTACTGGAAAAGGCAGCGGTGAACCCTGAAAAGAAAGCGCAGATTCCGGATGTTCTCCCTGCAATCGCCACACGAACGAACATGCTTATCTACCCTTCACTGGTAATGCCGTTATATGTCGGTAGAGATAAATCATTGACAGCTCTTGAAGAGTCGATAGCAAAATACGACCAGCTCATATTTTTAATTTCACAAAAAGACGTAACCACTGAGAACCCAACTGTGGAAGATCTCTATAAAGTCGGAACCGTTGCACGTATCGTGCAGTTGATGAAAATGCCTGATGGCAATTACAAGATCCTCGTTGAAGGTCTCGCGCGTGCAAAGATAGTTGACGTTGTTGAAAAAGATAATCTTTTCGTTTTTAAGATAGAGGTTTTGAAAGCTAAATATCGAAGGACGAAAGTTCTTGAAGCCCTCATCCGAAAAGTAAAAGAACTGGCGATGAAGTATGTCAACATGAGCCGTCGATATCCGGATGAATCCATAGTCGCGCTTGAAGATACCGCTAATCCTGATAAATTCGCAGATTTTGTCTCGTCTCTCCTGCCGTTGCCACTTGAAGAAAAGCAAAAACTCCTGGATGCTGTATCGCCCAAGGAGAGATTAGAGCTGCTTCTCGAGATTTTAACCCGGGAAGTAGAAATACTCAATCTTGAGGAAGAACTTGATAGAAGAGTAAAAGAGAAAATCGAGCAAAGCCAGAAAGAATACTATCTCCGTGAAAAAATGAAGGCTATACAGGAAGAGCTCGAAGGTGAAGAAGACATCGAAATAAAGGAACTAAAAGAAAAGCTCGAAAAAGGGAATTATCCAAAAGAGGTTAGGGACAAAGCCGAACAGGAGATATCAAGGCTTGAAAAGATGTCACCATACTCCGCTGAAGCTACGGTGATCAGAACCTATCTTGATTGGTTGCTAAATCTACCATGGACAGAGGAAACAGAAGATCACATCGATATAAAGGCTGTTAGAAAAACTCTCGACGCAAATCATTATGGTCTTGAGGATGTCAAGGAAAGGGTGCTTGAGTTCCTAGCCGCAAGGAATTTTTCCAAGAACCTTCGCGCACCAATTCTATGCCTGGTGGGACCACCGGGAGTTGGAAAAACATCTCTTGGTAGATCCATTGCAGAGGCTATGGGGCGAAAATTTGGAAGGATCTCCCTAGGTGGTATGAGGGATGAGGCCGAAATTAGAGGTCATCGCCGTACTTACGTTGGAGCCCTTCCGGGTAGAATCATTCAGATGATAAGAAAATTGAATTCTAAGAATCCTGTGATCGTTCTGGACGAGATCGACAAACTGGGTGTGAGTTTCCAGGGAGATCCAGCTTCAGCTTTGCTGGAGGTTCTCGATCCTGAACAGAACAACACCTTTACAGATCATTATCTTGAGGTTCCTTTTGATCTGTCAAAGGTTCTTTTCATAACAACTGCAAATGTGCTCTATACTATTCCACCGGCACTCAGAGATCGTATGGAGATCATCGAGATACCGGGATATACCGATACTGAGAAACTTCATATCGCTAAGGATTACATACTCCCGAAACTCTATGAAGAGTATTCTATAACGAAGCGAAAAGTGAATATCACCGAGGGTGCTATAAAAAAGATAATAACTGAGTACACCAGAGAAGCTGGTGTGAGAAACCTCGATAGAAATCTTTCTAAGATTATCAGGAGAGCAATCTTGAAACTTTCTGAAGGTCAGAAGAGCGTGAAGGTAACCAAAAATAATATCGAGGAGTACCTTGGAATACCGAAGTATAAAGAAAGCGATTTAAGAAAGCGTCCGGAAATTGGGGTTTGTACAGGTCTGGCATGGACGGCTGTTGGCGGTGAAATAATGCACATTGAGGTGCTTCCTATCCCCGGAAAAGGGAAATTCATCACCACAGGACAGCTCGGTGATGTTATGAAGGAATCGGCACAGATAGCGCTCAGCCTTGCCAAAAAACTGTGCGACGGCAAAAAATACGTTAAGGTATTTGAAACGAACGATTTTCATATTCATGTCCCGGAAGGTGCGGTTCCGAAAGATGGTCCCTCCGCCGGAGTAACACTGTTGACAGCTATCATTTCTGCCGTAACAGGAACCCCAATAAAGCATGATGTTGCTATGACCGGTGAAATAACGCTGAGAGGGCGCGTTTTACCAATCGGCGGATTAAAAGAAAAGCTTATGGCAGCTTATCGTGCGGGAATCAAAACAGTTATACTTCCAGAAACTAACAAAAGAGATCTCGAGAAAGTTCCAGATGAAATAAAAGACAAGCTAAAATTTGTCTTCGTGGAAACAGTTAAAGAGGTCATTGAGGAGGCTCTGGTAAAGGATGTTGATAAAAAAGGTTGA
- the yihA gene encoding ribosome biogenesis GTP-binding protein YihA/YsxC: MLIKKVELVKTAFKPGDYPEPVKREVAFAGRSNVGKSTLLNTLFQRKLAHTSSKPGKTRSINFYLVNSKYYFVDLPGYGFASASKQELARWKELIEDYFSTRDNLNLVTILMDSRHPMQKNDYKMLEWIKDYSIPFIVVLTKTDKLSGNELKKMIQIYEKELKLWGSPPIIPFSAKTRRGLNELLKILIP, translated from the coding sequence ATGTTGATAAAAAAGGTTGAACTCGTCAAAACCGCATTCAAACCCGGAGATTACCCTGAGCCTGTTAAAAGAGAAGTTGCTTTTGCCGGAAGGTCGAACGTCGGGAAATCTACATTGCTAAATACCCTTTTCCAGAGGAAATTAGCACATACAAGTTCCAAACCCGGGAAAACCAGATCTATAAACTTCTATCTGGTCAATTCAAAGTATTACTTCGTGGACCTTCCAGGTTACGGTTTTGCAAGTGCATCCAAACAAGAACTTGCAAGATGGAAAGAACTGATAGAAGACTATTTTTCTACCCGTGATAACCTGAACCTTGTCACAATCCTAATGGATTCAAGGCATCCTATGCAGAAAAACGATTACAAAATGCTCGAATGGATAAAAGATTATTCAATACCTTTTATCGTAGTCTTGACTAAAACCGACAAACTTTCGGGAAACGAATTGAAAAAGATGATCCAGATTTATGAGAAAGAATTAAAGTTATGGGGCTCACCACCAATCATTCCCTTTTCTGCAAAAACAAGGAGAGGGCTCAACGAACTGTTGAAAATTTTGATACCGTGA
- a CDS encoding GGDEF domain-containing protein: MKMNELNKCFLKSKKIQISVLVVLISILIISSIICYSVEFRTKLDEFKLSEKSKAESFSMILEKTLEKEIAEFKFFAGLLDLKILDEERVKQLLIAFTDSRFEDDPGAKVYIVDNSGKVLQKHAQIYCKKIEEIIQELISTNAISESTETVIDFIYISPLNFEEKLWITFGAPLYNGKDKVGTIFLLHSEDWLRKVFRNFLRNNDLVFGVFSKNSEVSFRNLYTDILVPIIPKEDILRNGQTQWLSTEGIWTLSTIKIDNLLENRMIGILTLYPDAEIKRGQLVVLKRIFVYDVVFLAIIMIGYVMASIQLKALKEFKNLEIKQSQIVRDPITGLLERKEFLKTLDYMIEFSEKENKKLALIFLDIDDFTSVNQLLGPVLADNVLKRFGERLRRVLRKDDIIGRVGGDEFGIIALVSEEEDVVKLIDKITVSIKDPIELGKFKLFLNATSGIAMFPKDGHNPDVLMTKAFEALRIAKSSDTKKKYRFFGVLNG; this comes from the coding sequence ATGAAAATGAATGAGCTGAATAAATGCTTTTTAAAAAGTAAAAAAATCCAGATTTCAGTGCTGGTAGTTCTTATCTCTATTTTGATTATCAGTTCGATCATATGCTACTCTGTTGAATTCAGAACTAAATTGGATGAGTTCAAGCTTTCAGAAAAAAGTAAAGCTGAAAGTTTTTCAATGATTCTCGAAAAAACCCTGGAAAAAGAAATTGCAGAATTTAAGTTTTTTGCAGGATTACTTGATTTGAAAATTCTTGACGAAGAAAGAGTGAAGCAGTTATTAATTGCGTTTACTGATTCTAGATTTGAAGATGATCCTGGAGCCAAAGTTTACATAGTTGATAATTCCGGAAAGGTATTACAAAAACATGCTCAGATATATTGCAAAAAAATCGAGGAAATCATACAGGAGTTGATATCCACAAATGCTATAAGTGAATCAACAGAAACGGTTATTGATTTTATTTATATCAGTCCCTTAAATTTTGAAGAAAAACTTTGGATAACTTTTGGAGCACCGCTTTACAATGGAAAAGATAAAGTGGGTACGATTTTTCTTTTGCATTCGGAAGATTGGTTAAGAAAAGTGTTCAGGAATTTTTTGAGGAACAACGATCTGGTCTTTGGAGTTTTCTCAAAGAATTCAGAAGTTTCTTTTCGTAATTTATACACTGACATACTAGTGCCAATTATCCCAAAGGAAGATATATTAAGAAATGGACAAACCCAATGGTTAAGCACTGAAGGGATATGGACTTTAAGCACAATTAAAATAGACAATCTTCTTGAAAATAGAATGATAGGTATCTTGACCTTATATCCTGACGCAGAAATCAAAAGAGGGCAGCTAGTAGTTCTTAAACGTATATTTGTTTATGATGTAGTTTTTCTTGCCATAATTATGATCGGATATGTGATGGCCTCCATCCAACTCAAAGCATTAAAGGAGTTTAAAAATTTGGAGATTAAACAATCTCAAATAGTAAGAGATCCAATTACAGGATTACTGGAACGCAAAGAATTCTTGAAAACCCTTGACTACATGATTGAGTTTTCTGAGAAAGAAAACAAAAAATTGGCGCTAATTTTTCTCGACATCGATGACTTTACCTCGGTAAATCAGCTTCTTGGTCCGGTTCTTGCTGATAACGTTTTAAAAAGATTTGGGGAGCGTTTGAGGAGAGTTCTCAGAAAAGACGATATTATCGGTAGAGTTGGAGGAGATGAATTCGGAATAATCGCATTGGTTTCAGAAGAAGAAGATGTCGTGAAATTGATCGATAAGATCACCGTTTCTATTAAGGACCCCATCGAGCTTGGAAAATTCAAACTCTTTCTGAATGCGACATCAGGAATAGCCATGTTTCCAAAAGATGGACACAATCCGGACGTTTTAATGACTAAAGCATTTGAGGCTTTGAGGATCGCTAAATCCTCCGATACCAAAAAGAAGTACAGGTTTTTTGGTGTATTAAATGGTTAA